One stretch of Punica granatum isolate Tunisia-2019 chromosome 5, ASM765513v2, whole genome shotgun sequence DNA includes these proteins:
- the LOC116207755 gene encoding potassium channel SKOR, producing the protein MMKKLMKKSLTAPPSAQIIRADQDHRGLQGEGRARPEESSSSLSSSDDQQRTEDYMFEEPRERIKSSRGSQFNLITNELRLESAAHRKFTRESLISGVKDLSRGLAIHPNNRCYRAWKKFILIWAIYSSFFTPMEFGFFRGLPENLFILDIAGQVAFLVDIILLFFLAYRDSQTYRMVNNRTSISLRYLKSSFFLDFLGCMPWDIIYKACGRREELRYLLWIRLSRVRKVTEFFQAMEKDIRINYLFTRIVKLIVVELYCTHTAACIFYYLATTLPPSKEGYTWIGSLKLGDFSYSNFREIDLWKRYMTSLYFAIVTMATVGYGDIHAVNLREMIFIMIYASFDMILGAYLIGNMTALIVKGSKTEKFRDKMTDLIKYMNRNRLGKDIRDQIKGHLRLQYESSYTDAAVIQDIPISIRAKISQTLYMPYIENVALFRGCSSEFINQVVIRLHEEFFLPGEVIMEQGNVVDQLYFVCHGLLEEVGIGEDRSEETVSLVQPNSSFGEISILCNIPQPYTVRVCELSRLLRLDKQSLTNILEIYFYDGRRVMDNLLEGKESNLRVKQLESDITFHIGKQEAELALRVNSAAYHGDLHQLKSLIRAGADPNKTDYDGRSPLHLAAARGFEDIILFLIHQGVDINKKDNFGNTALLEAIKSGHDRVASLLVREGASLEVDDAGSFLCSAVAKGDADFLKRLLSSGIDPNSKDYDHRTPLHVAASEGLFLMAKLLVEAGASVFSKDRRGTTPLDEGRICGNKNLIRLLEAARSAQLSEFSERSHEIADKVPLKKKCTMFPFHPWESLDRRRHGVVLWVPGTVEELIRTAAEQLQCPTAPCILSEDAGKITDVDMISDGQKLYLISQTEKM; encoded by the exons ATGATGAAGAAGTTGATGAAGAAGTCACTGACTGCCCCTCCCAGTGCTCAGATAATAAGGGCAGATCAGGACCATCGTGGCCTGCAGGGCGAGGGGAGAGCGAGGCCAGAAGAATCGTCGTCGTCGTTGTCGTCATCGGATGATCAGCAGCGAACAGAAGACTACATGTTTGAGGAACCGAGAGAGCGGATCAAATCATCCAGGGGGAGCCAATTCAACCTCATTACCAATGAGTTGAGACTCGAATCAGCCGcccaccgcaagttcacccgCGAGTCCCTAATCAGCGGCGTCAAAGACCTGTCAAGAGGCCTCGCCATTCATCCCAACAACAG GTGTTATCGGGCATGGAAGAAATTCATACTGATATGGGCGATCTACTCATCTTTCTTCACGCCAATGGAGTTCGGTTTCTTCCGCGGACTCCCGGAGAACCTCTTTATACTTGACATTGCCGGACAGGTTGCCTTCCTAGTGGACATTATCCTGCTATTTTTTCTAGCTTACAGAGACAGCCAAACGTATCGAATGGTCAACAATCGCACCTCCATTTCTCTCCG GTACTTGAAATCCAGTTTTTTCCTTGACTTTCTCGGTTGCATGCCTTGGGATATTATTTACAAG GCCTGTGGCAGGAGAGAAGAATTGCGTTATCTCTTATGGATAAGGTTGAGCCGGGTCCGCAAGGTCACGGAGTTCTTTCAGGCAATGGAGAAGGATATAAGGATCAACTATCTGTTTACCAGGATTGTGAAGCTCATCGTTGTCGAACTCTACTGCACTCACACAGCTGCCTGCATCTTTTACTATTTAGCCACTACTCTGCCTCCTTCTAAAGAAGGTTACACTTGGATTGGAAGTCTAAAGTTGGGGGATTTCAGTTATTCCAACTTCAGAGAAATTGACCTCTGGAAGCGGTACATGACTTCGTTATATTTTGCCATTGTTACTATGGCGACTGTGG GTTATGGAGACATACATGCCGTCAATTTGAGAGAAATGATATTCATAATGATATATGCCTCATTCGACATGATCCTTGGTGCTTACTTGATTGGTAACATGACGGCTTTGATCGTGAAAGGATCAAAGACAGAGAAGTTCCGGGATAAGATGACAGATCTCATCAAATATATGAATAGGAACAGACTTGGGAAGGACATAAGGGATCAGATCAAAGGCCACTTAAGGTTACAGTATGAGAGTAGCTACACCGATGCTGCTGTTATCCAAGATATCCCCATATCTATCCGTGCAAAA ATCTCTCAGACACTATACATGCCGTACATCGAGAATGTTGCTCTTTTCAGGGGATGCTCTTCAGAGTTCATTAATCAAGTT GTCATTAGACTCCATGAAGAATTCTTCCTCCCTGGAGAAGTAATAATGGAACAGGGAAATGTGGTGGATCAACTTTATTTTGTCTGTCATGGTCTCCTG GAGGAGGTTGGCATAGGAGAGGATAGGTCAGAAGAGACTGTTTCACTTGTACAGCCCAACAGCTCATTTGGAGAAATTTCAATCCTTTGCAACATTCCTCAACCTTACACAGTCCGTGTCTGTGAATTAAGTCGGCTTCTGCGTCTTGATAAACAGTCACTGACAAATATTCTCGAGATATACTTTTATGATGGACGGAGGGTAATGGACAATCTTCTGGAG GGAAAGGAATCCAATCTTCGAGTCAAACAACTGGAGTCAGATATCACATTTCATATTGGGAAGCAAGAGGCTGAACTTGCACTGAGGGTAAACAGTGCAGCGTATCATGGAGATCTGCATCAGCTAAAAAGCTTGATACGGGCAGGAGCAGACCCCAACAAGACAGATTATGATGGAAGGTCGCCTTTG CATCTTGCAGCAGCAAGAGGATTTGAGGATATAATTCTTTTCCTGATTCATCAGGGAGTGGACATTAACAAGAAAG ATAATTTTGGGAATACGGCCTTGCTAGAAGCTATCAAGAGTGGACATGACCGAGTAGCTTCACTGCTTGTCAGGGAAGGGGCCTCTCTGGAAGTAGATGATGCTGGTAGCTTTCTTTGCAGTGCTGTTGCAAAGGGGGATGCAGACTTTCTCAAAAGACTTCTGTCCAGTGGGATTGACCCAAACTCGAAAGATTATGATCACCGCACCCCACTTCATGTAGCTGCCTCAGAAGGACTGTTTCTGATGGCAAAGCTGCTTGTCGAAGCTGGGGCCAGCGTCTTCTCAAAGGACAG AAGGGGAACTACTCCATTAGATGAGGGACGAATTTGTGGAAACAAGAATTTGATCAGATTGCTCGAGGCTGCAAGATCTGCTCAGCTGTCGGAATTTTCAGAACGCTCTCATGAGATTGCAG ATAAAGTGCCCTTGAAAAAGAAGTGCACGATGTTCCCTTTCCATCCATGGGAATCCCTAGACCGTAGAAGACATGGGGTTGTGTTATGGGTCCCCGGCACTGTTGAAGAGCTCATCAGAACCGCAGCAGAACAGCTACAGTGTCCAACTGCACCTTGTATACTATCTGAAGATGCAGGGAAAATTACTGATGTGGACATGATTAGTGATGGTCAGAAGCTGTACTTGATAAGCCAAACAGAGAAGATGTAG